The following proteins are co-located in the Phyllostomus discolor isolate MPI-MPIP mPhyDis1 chromosome 1, mPhyDis1.pri.v3, whole genome shotgun sequence genome:
- the LOC114491897 gene encoding bone morphogenetic protein 3-like, whose protein sequence is MEWTRHRDLAMTRARRLLCLWLGCFCVSLAQGERLKQHFPELSKTVPGDLSAGGVPGPLLQPHDKVSEHMLRLYDRYSGVKAKVARTPGSSERGAQPLRPKSLREGNTVRSFRAGTAGECPRSTPFCGPAPGLPHTPSSIASSSDLGPVVLPGDLSSPSAAAL, encoded by the coding sequence ATGGAGTGGACACGCCACCGGGACCTCGCTATGACAAGGGCGCGTAGGCTGCTCTGTCTGTGGCTGGGCTGCTTCTGCGTTAGCCTGGCGCAGGGAGAGAGACTGAAGCAGCATTTCCCGGAGCTCAGCAAGACTGTGCCAGGTGACCTCTCAGCAGGTGGTGTTCCTGGGCCCCTGCTGCAGCCGCACGACAAGGTGTCCGAGCACATGCTGCGGCTCTATGACAGGTACAGCGGCGTCAAGGCCAAGGTGGCGCGGACACCAGGGTCCTCAGAGAGGGGCGCACAGCCCTTGCGTCCCAAGTCCCTGCGCGAAGGCAACACAGTTCGCAGCTTTCGAGCTGGAACAGCAGGTGAGTGTCCCAGGAGCACCCCTTTCTGCGGTCCCGCCCCAGGTCTCCCACACACCCCATCTTCCATAGCCTCCTCATCTGATCTAGGCCCTGTAGTGCTACCTGGAGACCTTTCCTCACCCTCCGCAGCTGCCCTCTGA